The DNA region AccatccctccctccctcccatgTCCCAGTCAAATTCCCAACTCAATTCTCTCTcttccctcccctcccctgctgcacATCACGCCTTCCGCCTTCTCTCTCTACCCGCCCCCGCTCCGCTTCCGCTCGTGGTCCCGCCGGGCCCcgccgcggccaccgccgcgGGCGGTTAAAAAGCGCGCGCGGGCTCGGCAGCAGCGGCGCCACGGCCCGGGAGTGCTCCTCCACCTCGCCCTGTCGCCTCCGCTTCCCCTCCCTGCCTATCTCTCTGTCTCTTCGCCGCGGGGCTGGGAGCACGCGCTGTAGCGTCGCGCCGCGCATTTAAGGCGCCGCTTGGATCTTGATCTGCCCTGCGGTCTCATCCAcaacctcctcttcctcctccttgtCGGCGGCGCCAGCCGGCACCGGTCGCGCGGCGTTCCGCCGAACGGGCGGCGAGCAGGTGCGCGCCACGCTGCTGTAACTACGGACGTACGTAcgctatctctctctctctctctctctctctctctatctctctctgcCTGCTCTGTTCTTCGCTGGCTGCTCTGCTCCGCTCCACTCGGATGTTCCAATTTTGCATagctccgcgcgccgccggccgcttgaGGCCGGCCCCACCCAAATCCCGCTCCAAACTGGGATTTCCCGCGGCGCCGTCGGTTACGGGATCGCCTGTACTTGTCAGCCGCGCCGGGCACTCGGTTTTGCATTCCGTCGATCAGGTTGTGGGCGCGCCAAGTGGGGATTGGGGAAATGGTGATCCTGCCTGCCTCCTGCTGGCAACCGGAATTCGTCAAGCGAAGGCAGCGGGTTTCCTTTTCAGTTTGGTTAGGGAGCTTGTTGTTTTGTTTGTTGGCGTGCCGGGGTTGGTCCCCTTTGTTTGGACTGTATATGCATGCCTTTCGGCTTTCCACTTTGGACTCACATCTACCGTGGAATTCTGTGATCGCATAGCATACACGGTCAATATATTTACCTTTGCCTAGGAAATCAAAACCTGTGGCCTTGCACTTATTCTGCTGGCTGGTTGTACTCTATTTCCATACAATCAGCTACTGCCTAATAATTTCATCTGGTTATTAAATAGGTCACTTCTCTGCTAGCAACGTGCTGTCATTTCAGGACACACTTTCAAAAACTCTTAGTTGCCTATTCGAATTTGGACTAGTCTGATGATGAATGGGACAAGTGTTGTGGTAGTGATTTCTTGATATTCGTGCAGTTTCCCCCTGTTATAATTGATCTACTAACAATCTGTTTCTTTTGCGCATACCAGGAAGTCTGAACTTCAGAGGGTGAAGTAATGGCGGAGCCCTACCAGATGAACGGCATACTGAACGGGATGCCTAATTTGAGGCATCCGTCCTCTCCATCAGAGGTCGATGAATTCTGTAAAGCGCTTGGTGGTGACTCGCCAATACACAGTGTGCTAGTCGCCAACAATGGGATGGCCGCGGTCAAGTTCATGCGCAGCATCCGCACATGGGCCTTGGAGACCTTTGGGACAGAGAAAGCCATTCTCTTGGTTGCTATGGCCACTCCGGAGGACTTGAAGATTAATGCTGAGCACATAAGAATTGCTGACCAATTCATAGAAGTTCCTGGAGGAACGAATAATAACAACTATGCGAATGTACAGCTCATAGTGGAGGTTAGCACAATTCATCATCCTGCCAGTTTTCAAATTGTTTTTAGTTTACATGTATTTTCACCGTGTAAAATTTGGTAATTAACATTGTGACTTCACTATTCACAGATAGCAGAGAGAACTCGTGTGTCTGCAGTTTGGCCTGGCTGGGGTCACGCATCTGAGAACCCAGAACTTCCAGATGCTCTTAATGAAAAGGGAATAATTTTTCTTGGGCCACCTTCAGCTGCAATGGCTGCACTTGGTGATAAGATTGGTTCTTCTCTTATTGCTCAAGCAGCAGGAGTTCCAACTCTtccatggagtggatcacatgtaTGCCTTCTCCTATTTCTGTGTGGCTTTGCTCCTTTTTTTTCTGTGCTAGCTTAGTGTTGGCTTAGCATTAAATCAAACTCTCTTCAGGTGAAAGTTCCACCAGAAAGCTGCCATTCGATTCCCGAGGAAATATATAAGGATGCTTGTGTTTCCACTACAGAGGAAGCAGTGGCCAGTTGTCAGGTGGTCGGGTATCCTGCCATGATCAAGGCATCATGGGGTGGCGGTGGTAAAGGAATAAGGAAGGTTGGTTTTCATTTTCAATTGAACTCTAGAAAAAAGAAGGGAAATGTTCAGTATTCAGAAAACATGATGTGAAAGTTTCAGAAAAAAATAGAGTACATTAACACTAATTTTGGTATCATCTGCATGGATTTGTAGGTACATAACGATGATGAGGTAAGGGCACTGTTCAAGCAAGTTCAAGGAGAAGTCCCTGGCTCACCTATTTTTATTATGAAAGTGGCATCTCAGGTGAAAACTGATTCAAAGATTTCCTTTCGCTTATTTTCGTGTTTGCTTTGATTCCACCTTTGTTCTTTGTATCCTGGATGCTTTAGTTATATTTGCTTCTGAAAGCTTTTGTTTTGTTCTTTCTTTGTAGAGCCGACATCTGGAGGTTCAGTTGCTCTGTGACAAACATGGCAATGTTGCAGCACTGCACAGTCGAGATTGTAGTGTTCAAAGAAGGCATCAAAAGGTTAGCTCTTAGAATTATTTTTTAAGCTCTGATTTCCATTATGAGTTCTTGGAATTCATCCCATACTTGGATTGTGTATTTTGCTCTGTGGAAGTTTTATATCTTTCTTGAATAAAGTATAGTTGACCTAGTGCAAGACAAAAAAATATTCCATATTCTGATTTTTATGAAGAAATATTTTTGACCATTTACCTGTGCAACAGATTATAGAGGAGGGGCCAATCACAGTTGCCGCTCCAGAGACAGTTAAAGAGCTTGAGCAGGCAGCAAGACGGCTTGCTAAGTGTGTGCAATATGTTGGTGCTGCTACTGTAGAATATCTGTATAGCATGGAAACGGGTGAATATTATTTCCTGGAGCTTAATCCACGATTGCAGGTCTATTCTAAACTTCCAATGTAGGGATTTGCATTGGCATTCTTCTGTGCTTCTAGCGTTTTCTGTTTTTGACTGGTATCCTTTCAGGTGGAACATCCTGTGACTGAATGGATAGCTGAAATAAACTTACCAGCAGCCCAAGTTGCAGTCGGAATGGGCATACCCCTGTATAACATTCCAGGTATTTCAATTTTCCAACTCAACGATTAATGAGATTATTTTTCCCATTGTTCTGATGAATGAATGCATGCTGCAGAGATTAGACGCTTTTACGGAATGGATCATGGGGGTGGCTATCATGATTGGAGGAAAATATCAGCTGTTGCGACTAAATTTGATTTGGATAAAGCACAGTCAGTGAAGCCCAAGGGCCATTGTGTTGCTGTCAGAGTTACTAGTGAGGATCCTGATGATGGGTTTAAGCCTACTAGTGGAAGAGTGGAGGTTGGTTTTAATTGGCTGGAAGTTCTTTTGGCATTACACTTGCTATGCTTACTCATATGTTATCTTACATTCTCTTGCCTTTTTGTCAGGAACTAAACTTTAAAAGCAAACCAAATGTTTGGGCCTATTTCTCTGTTAAGGCAAGTATATGCCCATGCAAATTCGTTATTTTCTTTTGTGGTACATATCACCACAGCTGCAAAGTATTAATGTCTTGAGTATCATGTCTCTTGGTTTCAATCGATTTTTTTGCTAAAATATGTATCTTGGTATGATACAGACTAACCCAAAAattatttctttttcttcagTCTGGAGGAGCAATTCATGAATTTTCGGACTCACAGTTCGGTAAGTAACATAATATGATTCTCTTTATGTTCTGGTATCTCTTGATGTTTTTGGTAAAATTCAGTGCTTTTTGATTGCAGGTCATGTTTTTGCATTTGGGGAATCTAGATCTTTGGCCATAGCCAATATGGTACTTGGGCTGAAAGAGATTCAGATCCGTGGAGAGATTCGCACAAATGTTGATTACACAGTGGATCTTTTGAATGTATGATGATTGACGACCTCCATAGCAAACTGTCTTTTCCAGATGATACGGTCTCTTTGCGTAATTTATTTTTCAATTTTCCATTTGTACAGGCAGCAGAGTACCGAGAAAATAAGATCCATACTGGTTGGCTTGACAGCAGAATAGCTATGCGTGTTAGAGCAGAGAGGCCCCCATGGTACCTCTCCGTTGTTGGAGGAGCTCTATATGTACGCTTGTTTGATTGCAGAACTATTATTTCTTACCTGTATGTGAGCTTCAAATATAGGTATCATTGCTAACACCAAATATTGTGTCTTTTATTTTACAGGAAGCATCAAGCAGGAGCTCAAGCGTTGTTACCGACTATGTAGGTTATCTCAGCAAAGGTCAGATACCACCAAAGGTATACTATATGCTGAAATGCCCTTATTGCAGATTATGCTTGTTGCTGTTTGACTTAAACCAGCTTGGTAGCTGTGTGACTCCTTTCTGATTTGCAGCACATCTCACTCATCAATTTGACCGTTACTCTAAACATAGAGGGGAGCAAATACACGGTATTTATCTAGTTTTTTATCTCTACATTTTTGTAACCTACCACTTTGtgttttttaagaaaaaataaACGTTAAACTTTGTTGTAGATCGAGACAGTGAGAGGTGGACCCCGCAGCTACAAACTAAGAATGAATGGATCAGAGATTGAAGCAGAGATCCATTCACTGCGAGATGGTGGACTTTTAATGCAGGTAATATTCCACCCTACGCCCTCCTTCGGTTTTCTATTAAAAAAAGGTTCTGATCCATCTTTGCTGTAAATTCTTCAGTTGGATGGAAACAGTCATGTAATATATGCAGAGACAGAGGCTGCTGGTACACGCCTTCTCATCAATGGTAGAACATGCTTATTACAGGTAAAGATGGCGTTCTTGTTCTCTTCTGTATATTTTTTATACTAAAACACAGTACCTTCTACATAACTTTACTCGAAACTAAAGCTTTTGGATCTGGCAAATTGTTGCGAATCTTGCCTTCATATGAAGGTCATAAAAAATTATAGTCTACATAGAGGGTAGAGAATGCGATTTAGGAAGCTATGATACAGCATAACCCTGAGTTATATTAACTTGTTTGAACTTAGATTTCTTTACTTCTGTCCAAGTTTTCTGCTTGGCATTTTCCATAACTGTGGCATTCCATGTGTCAAAGCACCTGATGTTAGCAACTATTTGTATCCTCAGTTTCCAAAGACAAAGATAACCCagttccctaatatttaaccaaAAATTCCTCACTGTGTCAAATTTGACTCGAAGGAATAATCAGTTTGGATTGTTTCAATTCTTAACTGTATTCTCACATCATACAGAAGTTCATGGTATCATTTTTCGTTCTCTTGATTTCACAGAAAGAACACGATCCTTCAAAGTTGTTGGCTGATACACCTTGCAAACTTCTTCGGTTCTTGGTTGCGGATGGCTCTCATGTGGATGCTGATACACCATATGCTGAGGTGGAAGTCATGAAGATGTGCATGCCACTGTTACTGCCTGCCTCTGGTGTCATTCACTTCGTTATGCCTGAGGGTCAGGCAATGCAGGTTTTATTCCTCTATATTTCCCTCCCCCTCTGcttgcccccctctccctccctccctccctccttaaATGTCTATTTTTCCTTTTTCAGGCAAATGACCTAATAGCAACATTGGATCTTGATGACCCATCTTCTGTGAGGAGAGCTGAACCATTTCATGGCTCCTTCCCCAAACTGGGACCTCCTACTGCTATTTCTGGCAAAGTTCATCAAAAATTTGCtgcaaatgtgaattctgcACACATGATCCTTGCAGGATATGAACATAATATCAATGAGGTAAGACATTAATTTTTAGAATTATATGTAATTTCAATTTGCTTTCCAGTTTTCTCTCCCTTTCATCATTTTCATCTACAATGAAAAACCAATTTCATAGTTTATGGCACACACACTATCCTGTCTTCTTGGAAAATAACTTTTTCCATCTTCTTGTAAAATAGTTTAGTCATTATGTAATATTTAATCAATATCTTGGTTACTATATTTGCCTTTTCAGGTTGTACAAGATTTGCTAAACTGCCTAGACAGCCCTGAGCTCCCTTTTCTACAATGGCAAGAACTAATGTCTGTTTTGGCAACACGGCTTCCAAAAGATCTTAGGAATGAGGTGATTAGCTTCTTACTAGTTTTTTTTGTTTCATCAATTGcgttttgtttattttttatctcttttattttggGTAGCATTAGATGTCTTAAATAATTTCCATGTATTCAGTTGGATGGTAAGTACAAGGAGTATGAATTGAATCCCGACTTCCGCAAGAGCAAGGATTTCCCTGCAAAGTTGCTGAGGGGGGTTATTGAGGTCAGTTTGAGACTGCTATttggtattaattatttttttgaGTTTTTCTATTGTTTGCTTACAGAATTGCTACTGTAGGCAAATCTTGCATACTGTTCGGAGAAAGATAGGGTTACTAATGAGAGGCTTGTGGAACCACTTATGAGCCTGGTCAAGTCATATGAGGGTGGAAGAGAAAGCCATGCTCGTGTTGTTGTCAAATCTCTGTTTGAGGAGTATCTGTCTGTTGAAGAACTCTTCAATGATAACCTTCAGGTCAGCCTTAAGTACGGGTTGCTCAATTCTGGTTTGATCACCAAATAGCTAACAATCATCGCCTTTTCTGTTTTCGCATTTTAGTCTGATGTTATAGAGGGTCTACGTCTTCAACATGCAAAAGACCTTGAGAAGGTTGTGCACATTGTGTTCTCGCACCAGGTAATTTCTGTAAACTGCGATATTTTATTAAAAAATTATTTTGCTAAATCTTGATTTCCAAGGGCGTGTTTGGCTGACAATTTGTTTTTGTTGGAAGGGTGTGAGAAACAAAAACAAATTAATACTACGGCTTATGGAAGCATTAGTATATCCAAACCCATCTGCTTACAGGGATCAGTTGATTCGCTTCTCAGCCTTGAACCATACATCATATTCTGAGGTATGGTTGTTTGGGAGAAtgaagttctatttattttgcTCATGTGATAGTCTAGAAAAATTGTATAATATATTGTTATTAATGCAGCTGGCACTCAAAGCAAGCCAACTCCTTGAGCACACTAAATTGAGTGAACTTCGCACAAGCATAGCAAGAAGCCTTTCAGAGCTGGAGATGTTCACTGAGGAAGGAGAGCGGGTGTCAACACCTAGGAGAAAGATGGCGATAAATGAGAGGATGGAAGATTTAGTATGTGCTCCACTGGCAGTTGAAGATGCTCTTGTATCTTTGTTTGATCATAGCGATCCTACTCTTCAGCGGAGGGTGGTTGAGACATATATTCGTAGATTGTATCAGGTATCATTGTATATGTCCATGGCTTCACTTGACTTGATACAGCTTAAAATTAACATTTTCTTTGTGACCTGACCCAAAATCATATTACAGCCCTATCTTGTAAGTGGAAGTATCCGGATGCAATGGCACCGAGCTGGCCTAATTGCTTTATGGGAGTTCTCTGAAGAGCATCTTAAGCAAAGAAATGGGCAAGATGTGCTCCTACGGCAAGTAGAGAATCCCATTGAGAAGAGATGGGGGGTCATGGTTGTAATCAAGTCTCTCCAGTTTCTAGCAACTGCAATTGATGCTGCATTGAAGGAGACTTCACAATATAGGGCAGGTGTTGGAAGTGTCTCGAATGGTACCCATGTATCTCCTAATCAAAGCAATATGCTGCATATTGCTTTGGTTGGTATCAATAATCAGATGAGTACTCTCCAAGACAGGTTTGTTTGCTCTCCATATCCTTATGTGTCAATTTGTTTTAATGAAACTATTCAATAGTAATACTATTATCAGTTAATGAATGTCATCGATTCCTTATGTTACCCCTTTTTTTGTCCTCTTTCTAGTGGTGACGAGGATCAAGCGCAAGAAAGGATCAACAAACTATCCAAAATTTTGAAGGATAACACTATTACATCACATCTTAATGGTGCTGGTGTTAAGGTTGTCAGCTGCATTATCCAAAGAGATGAAGGGCGTCCGCCAATGCGACACTCTTTCCAATGGTCTGTTGACAAGCTTTATTACGAGGAGTATCCAATGCTCCGCCATGTTGAACCACCATTGTCTATATTCCTTGAGCTGGTATGTAGCTACATTCGTTATTCACATATTATTTTAATCTTCAACTATAACTGTATTTCTTAACAAACTTCTGAAAATACAGGACAAAGTAAATTTGGAAGGTTACACTGAAGTAAAATACACCCCATCACGTGATCGTCAGTGGCATATTTACACACTTATAAAGAACAAGAAAGATCAAAGATTAAACAACCAGAGGATGTTCCTTCGTACCATAGTCAGACAACCAAGCGCCACAAATGGTTTCTTGTCAGGAAGTATTGACAATGAAGTAGGCCGCACTCAAGCTTCATCATCGTTCACATCAAACAGCATTCTCAGATCATTGATGGGAGCACTAGAAGAAATAGAGCTACATGCTCATAGTGAGACGGTGAGATCGGGCCATGCACACATGTATCTGTGCTTACTGAGAGAACAACAATTGCACGAACTTATTCCATTTTCAAGGTCAGTCAATGCACCCTGTGTTTCAATCTTGCTGATAAGAATAGACTGTTAATTTGCTTAAAGATGTTAAACTTCTGCTATTTCATTGTGTAGGATGGTTGATGAAGTTGATCACGACGAAGCAACTGCATGCACACTTTTGAAGCATATGGCGTTGAATTTATATGAGCATGTTGGGGTCAGGATGCATCGTCTTTCTGTGTGCCAGTGGGAAGTGAAGCTCTGGTTGGTTTGTGATGGGCAAGCTAGTGGTGCTTGGAGAGTTGTTGTTACGAATGTTACTGGTCACACCTGCACTGTTGATGTAAGTTCTTTGACAATCGCACTACTGTACTAGTAATCATAACAATGATTCAGTAATGACTGTAAAGATTGCTACTTCATGCAAAGACCAGTCTGATATGCATAAAACCTGGCAGTCATTACAACCTCATAGATCACCGTACATGTTTCTTTAGCTTATGTGGTTAGCGAATAGCAAACGCTCCATCTGCTAAGTATTTCTGATCATTAACATTTAAGTAGAAAAAtattatttgcacttttaaTGCGCTTATGCTCAATTTCTTTTGGGTCTCAGATTTACCGAGAAGTGGAGGACCCCAGTACACATCAGCTTATCTACCACTCTGCCACAGCCATGGCTGGTCCTCTGCATGGCATTGCATTGAATGAACCGTACAAGCCTTTGGATGCTATTGACCTCAAACGTTATGCTGCTAGGAAAAACGAAACTACATACTGCTATGATTTCCCATTGGTAACTTGCTTGCAGCGCCTTGTTTTTCCTAACATTTGTTATGGTATGGTTAAACAGATCAATTCATACCATTAATACTGTTTCTGCAGGCATTTGAAACAGCGCTGAAGAGGTCATGGAAATCAAGTAATTATGGTGTTACTGAAGCTAATGAGCATAATCAACTTTATGCTGAAGTGAAAGAGCTTATATTTGCTGATTCAGATGGAGCGTGGGGTACTCCATTGATTTCAGTTGAACGCCCCCCAGGTATCAATGATATTGGCATTGTTGCTTGGAACATGAAGCTGTCCACACCTGAATTCCCAAGTGGTCGGGAGATTATAGTCGTTGCAAATGATGTGACATTTAAAGCTGGGTCCTTTGGTCCAAGAGAAGATGCGTTTTTTGATGCAGTTACAAACCTTGCTTGTGAGAGGAAACTACCTCTTATCTACCTGGCAGCAACTGCTGGTGCCAGGCTTGGTGTAGCAGAGGAAGTCAAGGCATGCTTCCATGTCGGCTGGTCTGATGATGAAAGCCCTGAACGTGGTTTTCACTACATTTACCTCACTGAACAAGATTATTCACGCCTAAGCTCTTCAGTTATAGCTCACGAGCTGAAACTAGAAAATGGAGAAACTAGATGGGTGGTTGATACCATTGTTGGGAAAGAGGATGGACTTGGTTGTGAGAATCTCCATGGGAGCGGTGCGATTGCCAGCGCGTATTCTAAGGCATACAAAGAGACCTTCACTCTGACATTTGTGACTGGAAGAGCTGTTGGCATTGG from Panicum hallii strain FIL2 chromosome 9, PHallii_v3.1, whole genome shotgun sequence includes:
- the LOC112875188 gene encoding acetyl-CoA carboxylase 1, with amino-acid sequence MAEPYQMNGILNGMPNLRHPSSPSEVDEFCKALGGDSPIHSVLVANNGMAAVKFMRSIRTWALETFGTEKAILLVAMATPEDLKINAEHIRIADQFIEVPGGTNNNNYANVQLIVEIAERTRVSAVWPGWGHASENPELPDALNEKGIIFLGPPSAAMAALGDKIGSSLIAQAAGVPTLPWSGSHVKVPPESCHSIPEEIYKDACVSTTEEAVASCQVVGYPAMIKASWGGGGKGIRKVHNDDEVRALFKQVQGEVPGSPIFIMKVASQSRHLEVQLLCDKHGNVAALHSRDCSVQRRHQKIIEEGPITVAAPETVKELEQAARRLAKCVQYVGAATVEYLYSMETGEYYFLELNPRLQVEHPVTEWIAEINLPAAQVAVGMGIPLYNIPEIRRFYGMDHGGGYHDWRKISAVATKFDLDKAQSVKPKGHCVAVRVTSEDPDDGFKPTSGRVEELNFKSKPNVWAYFSVKSGGAIHEFSDSQFGHVFAFGESRSLAIANMVLGLKEIQIRGEIRTNVDYTVDLLNAAEYRENKIHTGWLDSRIAMRVRAERPPWYLSVVGGALYEASSRSSSVVTDYVGYLSKGQIPPKHISLINLTVTLNIEGSKYTIETVRGGPRSYKLRMNGSEIEAEIHSLRDGGLLMQLDGNSHVIYAETEAAGTRLLINGRTCLLQKEHDPSKLLADTPCKLLRFLVADGSHVDADTPYAEVEVMKMCMPLLLPASGVIHFVMPEGQAMQANDLIATLDLDDPSSVRRAEPFHGSFPKLGPPTAISGKVHQKFAANVNSAHMILAGYEHNINEVVQDLLNCLDSPELPFLQWQELMSVLATRLPKDLRNELDGKYKEYELNPDFRKSKDFPAKLLRGVIEANLAYCSEKDRVTNERLVEPLMSLVKSYEGGRESHARVVVKSLFEEYLSVEELFNDNLQSDVIEGLRLQHAKDLEKVVHIVFSHQGVRNKNKLILRLMEALVYPNPSAYRDQLIRFSALNHTSYSELALKASQLLEHTKLSELRTSIARSLSELEMFTEEGERVSTPRRKMAINERMEDLVCAPLAVEDALVSLFDHSDPTLQRRVVETYIRRLYQPYLVSGSIRMQWHRAGLIALWEFSEEHLKQRNGQDVLLRQVENPIEKRWGVMVVIKSLQFLATAIDAALKETSQYRAGVGSVSNGTHVSPNQSNMLHIALVGINNQMSTLQDSGDEDQAQERINKLSKILKDNTITSHLNGAGVKVVSCIIQRDEGRPPMRHSFQWSVDKLYYEEYPMLRHVEPPLSIFLELDKVNLEGYTEVKYTPSRDRQWHIYTLIKNKKDQRLNNQRMFLRTIVRQPSATNGFLSGSIDNEVGRTQASSSFTSNSILRSLMGALEEIELHAHSETVRSGHAHMYLCLLREQQLHELIPFSRMVDEVDHDEATACTLLKHMALNLYEHVGVRMHRLSVCQWEVKLWLVCDGQASGAWRVVVTNVTGHTCTVDIYREVEDPSTHQLIYHSATAMAGPLHGIALNEPYKPLDAIDLKRYAARKNETTYCYDFPLAFETALKRSWKSSNYGVTEANEHNQLYAEVKELIFADSDGAWGTPLISVERPPGINDIGIVAWNMKLSTPEFPSGREIIVVANDVTFKAGSFGPREDAFFDAVTNLACERKLPLIYLAATAGARLGVAEEVKACFHVGWSDDESPERGFHYIYLTEQDYSRLSSSVIAHELKLENGETRWVVDTIVGKEDGLGCENLHGSGAIASAYSKAYKETFTLTFVTGRAVGIGAYLARLGMRCIQRLDQPIILTGFSALNKLLGREVYSSHMQLGGPKIMATNGVVHQTVSDDLEGVSAILKWLSYVPPYVGGPLPIMKPLDPPERPVTYFPENSCDARVAICGIQDGEGKWLGGMFDRESFVETLEGWAKTVITGRAKLGGIPVGVIAVETQTVMQVIPADPGQLDSAERVVPQAGQVWFPDSATKTAQALLDFNREELPLFILANWRGFSGGQRDLFEGILQAGSTIVENLRTYKQPAFVYIPMGGELRGGAWVVVDSKINPDHIEMYAERTAKGNVLEAEGLVEIKFRPKELEDCMLRLDPELISLNARLKEMKKQNASNSEMETIRRSMTIRMKQLMPIYTQVATRFAELHDTSARMAAKGVIGKVVDWEESRAFFYGRLRRRVAEDALAKEVKEAAGEQLSHKSALESIKKWYLASKGSEGDSDKWNEDESFFAWKDDPKNYENYLEELKAERVSKWFSHLAESSDVKALPNGISLLLDKMNPSKREQVIDGLRQLLG